gacacagcagcacttgacgctgtgcagaggagagcaaccaagtgcatcatgggacatgaGGACGTGtcgtactgtgacagactcagagaattaaacctgtttagtcttgagcagtgAGGACTTGTAAATTCTCAAAGCCATTGCTAAAGTAGattagcagaattctttcaaattAATGGTTCACCATtggtggaaattaagaggaagctcttctttacacaaagagttgtggggctctggaacaaactagtcatggagttgaagcagagacCGTGAGAACTTtttagaagaatctggatgaaatactgggacagcttagctgtgaGCTAAACAAACAGACCTGACGGACGGGGTGGTCTCCTCGTTTATCACGTTTCTTAACGTTCTTATGAGGGTCTCTTGCCATATGGTCTGCCATGACACAACCTCTGGACCTTTGGTGCGTTACTCGCAGGTCCTgcattcctccactttttcaGCAGTTGCTGGATTGTAAGGGGGCTTTCAAGGGGATAGTACCACATGAATCCCACCCATTGTAATGCAAAGGAGATGAACAAACATACAGCTTCAACAATTTAATGTGCTGTCCCAATGAAATCATCGTGTCTGCTCTCCAGCAAACACAAACAAGACGAGATGAGCACACGGCCTCCCCCCAGCGACCATGTGCTGCTGTTAACAGGGGCTCCTCACCATTTCAAAGAGGGGCTGTCCATTAGCACCTATTGAACAAGGAGGCCGAGCGCACAAGACGCCATCTGGTGGTCACAGGAACAAGCCTCACTCCATGGACCTGGGGGCCGTGTGTGCTCCTCTCCCCCCTCATGACACACATGCCCCCTCCTAGACGAGTTCctaatgctgctgggacaggctccttCTCCTGGATGAGTGGAAGTGAACTGTGAACGTCGGCAGCCAACAGCAACTGCTACCTTAATATCCAACTTAATAATATCTTAATAACCACCTAAGGAGCACGTGGCGCCTTTCCATTTGTGCTTCATGGGTGGCTTTCTCCTCGTCATAAGGCCAGATGAAGTGTCCAAGACAGTGGTGGGGACTGACTCTGTGGCCTTATTGCATCCAGGATAAACGCGCACACCAAGGACATCAGTGGGGGGTCCTGGGGCTGTCTGTTGGGGGGTAGACAGGGAGGCAGTTCGGACAGAAGAGCTGGGATCTCATTGGATTACAGTAAGCTTGTCCTTCAAGGGAGAGGAGCACACGGGGCTATGGACACCCACTTGCCACCCACGCTGGCCTCCCCATGGAACCAGCTGAAGATAAAAAGACAGGATGAGGAATTCAAGCCGAGCCCAAGCCTTCAAGAAGGTGGACGCGCTGCGGGgaagtgaagccccctagtctttataAAGAATAGAAATAAAAGTTCTTGACGCAACAGGCTTTTATGGGGTCTGGCTCTAAATAAAACAGCAAGCAACATCAAAACGTCCATGAAAAGAACCTCGCGTTACTCACGTCGCATAATCCACCAATCAGATGCTCAGTCGTATGCTCACGACATCCCGAACACATCACATTTAGATCTGCACTATGCCACTTTTTGTTTTGCACTGTCAATGATCGACATGTCATTTTCTATCCTGCTTAATCCattgcagggtcatggggggtgctggagcctatcacagctagcatagggtgccagTCCGTCACAGGGCAAATACCCCAACTTCGAAAAcaacatacactagggccaatttagtgttgccatttTACCAGACCGGCATGTCTCTGGACagtgggtggaaacccacgcagacacgggcagaagcCTGGTCTCCATACTAAGAGTTTGCTGCCCCTTCAGTGATCGTGTACCCCATACCTGGGTGTGCTGGTCTCTGACTGCGTAGTTTCTCAGTCCTCTGGATGGCAGGCAGACTCGGAGATCATCCTCCATACACATAGCTGTCAGTGCTGAGAATGAGGACTCGTAAAGCCAAACTCAGAtttcataattatattttttctaattttcactTGCCGATGTTGGCGCGTCCCCCAAGAATCGATCCATTACTTAAAAAGGTTTTCCTTTTCCTCCGTTGTAGCCAACTAGCTTCTGTGTGACCGAGCAGAGTGGCGAGTGACTGACACCCACGTGAATGATTGCAGATACAAAATGAGGGACACCAGGCTTCACAATCTTTTTCATTAGCTCAGAACATTAATGGGGTCACTGGTACAAAAGTAAGTTTGTTTCCTTATACTCACGCTTGTTGCAGAGGGTCTCAGCACGTGTTAAAGAAGGTCCGGCTGCTAGATGACTGCATTCCCCTTGCACGTCTCTGCAACtcggagctccaagtaggtggagttcACTCCAATGGGTACCAATAGAATTTAGTGGTAGACGGCCAGAGCTCCGCCCTTTCACGCTGTGGTTTAAAGTGGTGGGAGGGGATATCTGACTCAAACAATGGCAAGTACTGCGCGGTCAATGAAGAAAGacccacctacttggagctccaggtgGCAGAGACTCAAAAGCTGACTCGCAGGACGGCAGCCAGCCGGGTTTTTGGGACATTTTTCCCCATTGCTTCTAATCGAATGCCTGGTTGTGATTGTTTAAAATAAGTGAAACGGAGAATGAGCAGAGCGGTAGTTCACTAGCCGTGTGTGTTTTTAATCACTTTCCaagttttactatttattttgcgGACCCCACTTTGAGCAGCGATACAGTTGGGGTTAAACCGGGTATGGCTGCGGACGCGTGAGAAGTGTCAGTCGGGTGTCAGACGACGCGACGCCTTCTGGTCACTAACTGCGCGAATCTTTGTGGTCCGCTACAAAACGCACGCTGCCTGCTTTTTCAACTTTTGAAAGCGCGTCTCGTGTCGTCTCGGCTCGGCGCGCAGTCCGTACAGCCTCACTGGGGGTGATCCCCGTTTGTTCACGTGACGCTTGTCGGGTTGATCACTTTTTGTAAACCCATTAGCCTACTGTGCCCGACGACCCCGGCTGTCTTACTTACTTGGAGGAGACTTTCCTCAGGAAGTTGCCGACGATGTCCTCGTGTTTGCGGCATAGGTCCCTCTGGAAGGAGCTCTTCATCCAGTCCTCGATGTTGCACACCTTGACCCTGCTCGAGTGCCAGCAGATGGACAGGTGGCGCAGCGCGGCGCCCAGCACGAAGTTGTCCCTGCGGAGCTCCGACGGCGAGTGAAAGACGAGCAGCGGCCAGAGCGCGGTGTCGTGGAAGAGGAGGCGCAGGCGGCGGCAGGTCAGGGACGCGTTTCTCCGGCTCTCCTTGTCCAAAAAGGAGAAGACGTGCAGGAGACACTCCCGGTTCAGCTCCGTGATGTTCATTCTGCGAGGTTTGCAGAAGGTCAGCCGGCGGGCGGCTGTGCTGGGCTGGGAGCTCCTTGACTTATAAGGCGAAGGAATGGAAGTTATTTTGGGAAGACAACTGGCGCTGCAGTTAAAAATGGAAACGCCAGGCACACGGTGTGGAGAAAGTGTCCTGGGTAGCCTCATCTACTGGCAGCACCCGTGCCTTAGTGTAAACGGGGCTCATGTATACTTGAGATGCACCACCTGGCCAAGGAACAGGATTGCTGCAGGCCAGTTTGACGGCTTTCCTTCAAGTATTGACCCCCACGCCATTTATAGGAATTGAATGCCCACCCCCCGTTTTATCTCCTTGTTTGAGTGCCGGTAACACATGAACTTCAATGGAGTGGTGGGCTTTATTGTTTCGTCCGCACCCTCTCTCCTGCAGATAaatcatccatttttcaaacccacttatcctgaACACGGGGTACAAGAAAGCtttgggcacaaggctggaaccacCACTGGACACCCATTCTTCAATCTGAACACATCTGTAACCAATTCAAGAGTACGGCACTttctaataattaaataaaaaaagaaatcgcGGTCACCCGTCATTTTTATAGCAAACATCAAGTGAACAGGTTGACTTACAGAGGAGCCCTCGTCAAAGTGCAGGCAGTACGCAGGGTTATGAAGGACCTCCTGTTGAAGTTACACCAGGCGCTGAGCAGTAAAACGTGAAGGAGTTCCATGGTGTGCTCCTGCGTGCCCTCTGAGCCAGTGGTTACTATTTCAGGTCCTGGAGACCCCCATGAGGCTGGAGGTTTTTGTGCCAACAGGTTTTCCTAACCAGTCAGTCCTTGTACTTCTGGCGAGGCCATCAACAGGCGCTTACGCGGTGGTCTCTGTGTGGATACCAATGGCCCATTGTAGTGACGGGGTCTCACTGCCATACAAATGGAGCCGTCCTGCAGAGCAGACATAACTAAACTCAAAGTCTTGACCCTCTGTGTTCCTAAAAGATTTCTGAGCATCTTTTGAAAAAACTGGGGCATtgcctgatgtcctggctaaactgcccaccacagccGGGTCATTTTGCCTCCCCCACTCATCCCTTGCCTGTAATCGATTAACCATCGCACCCATTCAAGTGTAGGAGGAGTGCAGTTCAGACCAAAGGGCTGGCATAGGCTGCCATGACCCTAATAGGATTAGTAGCAGTCTGTCATCCACTGGTGTGGGCATGCCACCAGGAGTGCTGCCTCCCACTTCTCTTCCCATGCTGACATCTAAATATCATATGATGTCCTCAACAGAGGCCACCTTCTGTGGGCAGCACTGTGGttatgagaaaggcactatataaataaaacgcattattaaaataaaatcggCTTCATCCATTGTGTTCATTCTGCTCTAACTGGCTAGCAGGACAccttccaaccatccattttctaacccgctgaatccgaacacagggtcacgggggtctgctggagccaatcccagccagcacagggcacaaggcaggaaccaatcctgggcagggtgccaacccaccgcaggacacacacaaacacaccaagcacacactagggccaatttagagtcgccaatccacctaacctgcatgtctttggattgtgggaggaaacccacgcagacacggggagaacatgcacactgtGTGGTCATTTATGTCATAACCAGTCTGCTGGTCTACACTGCATCCTCAGATCCTAGTGTGGCACTAACAGGACTGGTGACCCCTAGTGAATGCTACAGATTGGCAGGCACCAAGCTGCCATCACCAGCTTTGTACAAGACATTATTTAGCCATTAGGCTTTTGTTTTTCTCCAAGGATGTAAAGTCATTGGTCTGGCAACTGTGAAGAGCAGAATACAAAGCGTGCATGACAAGAGTGCCAATGGCGCTGTATGCTTATCAACAGCTTCACTGGAATGAAACTTATGAAACAcagagagaaaactgaaattagaTATGTAATTCCTAAGGTTGGAGTTAAAAGCAGCAATTAATCTTGAACTTCTCTTGTGACAAtttttcacaaaaagaaaaaataaatccatataaaaagagaaaagccAGCTCTTGCACAACAAACTCAAGTTAACAGCAACAAGTAAAAAAGTGCATGAAAGGAACGGTGGATGGTGGGCCACACATTGATGGTCTGCAATGCCCGGATGCATCGGTCCGTCAGTGCCCGAGGTATTAAAGTTTGGCATCCGATCCCGATTTGGTCTGTCGTTCTACGTAAAACAAGATGTAAGCCTTGGCCTTCACAACGGTGTCCTCATCAGTCAGGGTGACCGTGCTGTCGTTGAAGTGGAACCAGCGGCCCTCATGAGCTGCGTATGCAGTGTAATGTCCAGAGCCAACGCTTTAAAAGAGAAAGGCAGAGGTCAGCAGGGGACACCCGACACTCTAGCGGCCATCAAGTTCAATCAACATTCTGTGTGGTTAATGGACTGCTTATGGAATTCTGTTCTTTAGCTACATTTTTACTACTTACTTTTTAAATGACttgctttactttttattataaagtcttgctttttgtgctttattcTGTGAGAAAAGTATTTCTTGGGCTCTGCCAGGTGAAATGCTGAGACATCATACAAAACAGGACAAAAGGCAAgtctcctttttgttttgtttttgttttatttatttcgccttatgcaatttcttgtattaggaatttgttagttttcgcatacgccttgaggtcagagtgcagggtgagccattgtacagcacccctggaccaattacaggttaagggtcttgctcaagggcccagcagagtaggatctcttggCAGCGACGGGGATTCATACCGGCAACCTTtgagataccagcgcagatccttagcctcagaaccaccactctcGTTTTGTTAGCTCTTCTGTGACCAACATGGCCTGGGCACACAACACCAACCATGCTCGGTCACACAGGCCCTGCAGCATGCTACTGATATactgtgaaaaacaaaaccaCTCTCTGACCAGTCAGGAACTGCCTTGTGGTCAAAACGGAGAGACTGCGGACCCAGGCCTGTCCTGCTCAGAGACTACGCCATCTAGGACAACACGGAGGTCTGACCAAGCAAAGGGAACTTGCCTTTAGCAAAGCTGAAtgagtgttttgtttttcctttagaC
This genomic window from Polypterus senegalus isolate Bchr_013 chromosome 12, ASM1683550v1, whole genome shotgun sequence contains:
- the fbxl22 gene encoding F-box and leucine-rich protein 22 → MRLPRTLSPHRVPGVSIFNCSASCLPKITSIPSPYKSRSSQPSTAARRLTFCKPRRMNITELNRECLLHVFSFLDKESRRNASLTCRRLRLLFHDTALWPLLVFHSPSELRRDNFVLGAALRHLSICWHSSRVKVCNIEDWMKSSFQRDLCRKHEDIVGNFLRKVSSKCPSLRSLSLAGCGHVTDQHVCEILQSCPRLKSLQLENCVRITDRTLHAVATYGTSLASLRVDFCRNVSLAGLQLVRTTCPGLEVSAERSGGMIPDSQPDEREKLGRTLQKLLLYS